In the Marinomonas algicola genome, one interval contains:
- a CDS encoding polyprenyl synthetase family protein, with translation MNLQELRDLTGDRVDSYLTSSLSAYPAAESLHKAMLYSLFNGGKRVRPMLVYASAQLFGPITPLTDASAAAIEAIHAYSLIHDDLPAMDDDDLRRGKPTCHIQFDEATAILAGDALQTFAFEMLATPSLQSPELQLQLVQILANASGRHGMVTGQMIDLSSVDQTINTQTLELMHQHKTGALIKACVRMGAVSANCQDQDALMALDAYAHAIGLAFQVQDDILDITSDTQTLGKNQFSDEDSNKPTYPKLLGLDASKKLVIHLHEQASEKILPFGEKGKSLVELANYIIHRNH, from the coding sequence GTGAACCTTCAAGAACTTAGAGACCTAACAGGTGATCGTGTCGATTCGTATCTCACTTCCTCTTTATCCGCTTACCCAGCCGCCGAATCACTTCATAAAGCCATGCTTTACAGTCTGTTTAATGGCGGAAAAAGAGTACGCCCTATGTTGGTGTACGCCAGCGCGCAATTATTTGGACCAATAACACCGTTAACGGATGCCAGTGCCGCTGCCATAGAAGCCATTCACGCTTATTCACTTATACATGATGATTTGCCTGCAATGGACGACGATGACCTTCGCCGTGGAAAACCAACCTGCCATATTCAGTTTGATGAAGCGACGGCGATTTTAGCCGGTGATGCGCTGCAAACTTTTGCCTTTGAAATGTTAGCGACTCCATCACTTCAATCCCCTGAATTGCAATTACAATTGGTACAAATACTGGCAAATGCGTCAGGGCGCCACGGCATGGTTACAGGGCAAATGATCGATTTATCCTCTGTAGACCAAACGATTAATACTCAAACACTAGAACTTATGCATCAGCATAAAACAGGTGCATTAATAAAAGCGTGTGTTCGCATGGGTGCAGTTAGTGCAAATTGCCAAGACCAAGACGCGTTAATGGCCCTTGATGCGTATGCCCACGCGATTGGCTTAGCTTTTCAGGTCCAAGACGACATTCTTGATATAACCAGTGACACTCAAACACTGGGCAAAAATCAATTTTCAGATGAGGATTCAAATAAACCAACTTACCCAAAACTTCTCGGTTTGGACGCATCAAAAAAGCTGGTTATTCACCTTCACGAGCAAGCAAGTGAAAAAATCCTGCCCTTTGGTGAAAAAGGAAAGTCATTAGTTGAGCTTGCTAACTATATTATTCACCGCAACCACTGA
- a CDS encoding isocitrate lyase — protein sequence MTTYQNEIQQADATLNQKGPSWGAINPEYVARMALQNRFKTGLDIAKYTAKIMREDMDSYDKDAANYTQSLGCWHGFIGQQKMISIKKHFGTTRRRYLYLSGWMVAAMRSEFGPLPDQSMHEKTSVPALIEELYTFLKQADSRELQHLFKDLDAAKEEGNDLKTQLIQDKIDSFETHVVPIIADIDAGFGNEEATYLLAKKMIEAGACCIQIENQVSDAKQCGHQDGKVTVPHEDFLAKINAVRYAFMELGVEEGVIVARTDSLGAGLTQKIPVSQHEGDLADQYNAYIDGEEITSLAQMKSGDMLMKQGERVIKPIRLANGLVRFKENTGADRAVLDCITSLQNGADLLWIETEKPHIGQIAALVNRIREAVPNAKLVYNNSPSFNWTLNFRQQVFDAWLEEGRDLSEYHRDGLMSSDYDQSELSVEADNRIRDFQRDAAQQAGIFHHLITLPTYHTAALSTDNLAKDYFGEQGMLGYVLEVQRKEIRQGLACVKHQDMSGSNVGDDHKEYFSGANALKASGKDNTMNQFAVSS from the coding sequence ATGACAACTTATCAAAATGAAATACAACAAGCGGATGCTACCCTTAACCAAAAAGGCCCATCTTGGGGGGCTATTAATCCAGAGTATGTTGCTAGAATGGCATTGCAAAATCGCTTTAAAACGGGGCTGGATATTGCCAAATACACCGCGAAAATAATGCGGGAAGACATGGACAGCTACGATAAAGACGCGGCCAACTACACTCAGTCTTTAGGCTGTTGGCATGGTTTTATTGGTCAGCAAAAAATGATCTCTATTAAAAAGCATTTTGGTACAACTCGCCGTCGTTATTTATACCTTTCTGGTTGGATGGTGGCCGCCATGCGTTCAGAATTTGGGCCTTTACCCGATCAATCAATGCACGAAAAAACCTCAGTGCCGGCACTGATTGAAGAGCTTTACACTTTCTTAAAACAAGCGGATAGCCGTGAATTACAACATTTATTTAAAGACCTTGATGCCGCGAAAGAAGAAGGAAATGATCTTAAAACTCAATTAATACAAGATAAAATCGATTCCTTTGAAACGCATGTGGTACCTATTATTGCTGACATTGATGCTGGGTTTGGTAATGAAGAAGCAACGTATCTTTTAGCAAAGAAAATGATTGAAGCAGGTGCTTGCTGTATTCAAATTGAAAACCAAGTGTCAGATGCGAAGCAGTGCGGCCACCAAGATGGTAAAGTAACCGTACCACACGAAGACTTTTTAGCGAAAATTAACGCTGTTCGGTATGCTTTCATGGAGCTGGGTGTTGAAGAGGGTGTGATTGTAGCCCGTACCGATTCTTTAGGCGCGGGCCTGACTCAAAAAATTCCTGTTTCTCAACACGAAGGCGACTTGGCCGATCAATACAATGCGTATATTGATGGGGAAGAAATTACGTCCCTGGCTCAAATGAAATCGGGTGATATGTTGATGAAACAAGGTGAACGAGTAATAAAACCTATTCGTCTAGCAAATGGGTTAGTGCGTTTTAAAGAAAATACTGGCGCGGATAGGGCGGTATTAGATTGCATAACATCCTTACAAAATGGTGCGGATCTATTATGGATTGAAACAGAGAAGCCTCACATTGGTCAGATAGCGGCCTTAGTGAATAGAATTCGTGAAGCCGTGCCGAATGCTAAGTTGGTTTACAACAACAGCCCTTCTTTTAATTGGACTTTAAACTTCCGCCAGCAAGTGTTTGATGCCTGGTTAGAAGAAGGTCGTGATTTAAGTGAGTATCACAGAGATGGGCTTATGTCGTCCGATTATGATCAGAGCGAACTGTCGGTAGAAGCGGATAATCGCATTCGTGATTTTCAGCGTGACGCGGCGCAACAAGCGGGAATTTTCCATCACTTGATTACTTTGCCAACGTACCATACAGCAGCATTGTCAACGGATAACCTAGCGAAAGATTACTTTGGTGAGCAAGGGATGCTGGGTTATGTCTTAGAAGTGCAAAGAAAAGAAATTAGACAAGGTTTAGCCTGTGTTAAGCACCAAGACATGTCTGGATCAAATGTCGGCGATGATCATAAAGAGTACTTTTCGGGAGCGAATGCGTTAAAAGCGTCCGGTAAAGACAATACGATGAATCAGTTTGCTGTATCGTCATGA
- a CDS encoding Flp family type IVb pilin, with protein sequence MKNKLASFIENNQGITAIEYAIVGVGIATIVAAVMSNPALENALKDSMSKISTIISSL encoded by the coding sequence ATGAAAAATAAGCTAGCCTCATTTATTGAAAATAATCAGGGAATAACCGCGATTGAGTATGCGATCGTTGGTGTAGGCATCGCAACGATTGTCGCAGCGGTCATGTCAAACCCAGCTCTGGAAAATGCCCTTAAGGACTCCATGTCAAAGATTTCCACAATCATTAGTTCTCTTTAA
- the dxs gene encoding 1-deoxy-D-xylulose-5-phosphate synthase — protein MFDTIPTERPITPLLDNIHEPSDLRQLTKEQLPSLVNELRLFLLYSVGQTGGHFGAGLGVTELTVVLHYLYNTPEDRIVWDVGHQTYPHKILTGRREALLSIRQENGISGFPKREESPFDTFGVGHSSTSIGAALGMALAAKQLNTGRKSVAIIGDGAMSAGMAFEALNHAGDVKADMLVILNDNDMSISRPVGALSNYFSRIWASKTYYSVRESGRKVLQSLPSALKLARKTEEHMKGMVAPGTLFEELGFNYIGPIDGHDLDLLLTTIENLKERSGPQFLHVITKKGKGFEPAEGDPIGYHAINKIEPEPEPITQLAKKANKPKYSNVFGRWICDTAEQDTNLIAITPAMKEGSDLIEFADRFAERYYDVAIAEQHAVTLAAGMACDGLKPVVAIYSTFLQRAYDQLIHDVALQNLDVLFAIDRSGLVGEDGPTHAGVYDLSYLRCIPNMVVATPSDENECRLLLNTGYQYKGPAAVRYPRGNGPGAEIDRTLTTLPIGKSRVLREGQSGIVICGFGSPTYTAKQAADKFDATLLDMRFVKPIDEAALLKYGQGKLVVTIEENAIMGGAGSAVSEFLQTNHINTHTLQLGLPDRYEEHASHSAMLKRVGLDQAEIEKAILQKLTALHL, from the coding sequence ATGTTCGACACCATTCCAACTGAACGACCAATTACACCCTTACTTGACAACATCCATGAGCCAAGTGATTTACGCCAACTAACAAAAGAGCAGCTGCCATCGTTAGTCAACGAGTTAAGGTTGTTTCTTTTATACAGCGTTGGGCAAACTGGCGGACATTTTGGTGCGGGCCTCGGTGTTACCGAACTGACTGTTGTTCTACACTATTTATATAACACGCCAGAAGATCGTATTGTTTGGGATGTTGGCCATCAGACCTATCCCCATAAAATTTTAACGGGCCGCCGTGAAGCGCTTTTGAGCATACGCCAAGAAAACGGCATTTCAGGCTTTCCTAAACGAGAAGAAAGTCCATTTGATACATTTGGCGTTGGCCATTCAAGTACCTCAATTGGCGCGGCATTAGGCATGGCTTTGGCGGCAAAGCAGCTCAATACTGGACGTAAATCTGTCGCCATTATCGGCGATGGTGCCATGTCCGCAGGCATGGCCTTCGAAGCATTAAACCATGCTGGTGATGTAAAAGCGGATATGTTGGTTATTTTGAATGATAACGATATGTCTATTTCCAGACCTGTTGGCGCTCTGTCTAACTATTTTTCTCGAATCTGGGCCAGCAAAACCTATTACTCCGTCCGCGAAAGTGGCCGAAAAGTCCTACAAAGTTTGCCTTCAGCACTCAAATTAGCTCGCAAGACAGAAGAGCACATGAAGGGAATGGTCGCTCCGGGAACCTTATTTGAAGAGCTTGGCTTTAATTATATTGGCCCAATTGACGGGCATGATCTTGATTTACTGCTGACCACAATAGAAAATTTAAAAGAGCGCAGCGGCCCGCAATTCCTGCATGTAATCACTAAAAAAGGCAAAGGGTTTGAGCCTGCAGAAGGCGATCCAATTGGTTATCACGCGATCAATAAAATTGAGCCTGAACCTGAACCGATTACTCAATTGGCAAAAAAAGCAAACAAACCAAAATACAGTAATGTATTTGGTCGCTGGATTTGCGATACCGCCGAACAAGACACCAACCTCATAGCCATCACTCCAGCGATGAAAGAAGGCTCTGATTTAATAGAATTCGCCGATCGTTTTGCAGAACGCTATTATGATGTTGCTATTGCAGAGCAACATGCCGTAACACTCGCAGCGGGTATGGCATGCGATGGCTTAAAACCCGTTGTTGCGATTTACTCTACTTTTTTACAAAGAGCTTATGATCAGCTAATACATGACGTCGCCTTGCAAAACCTAGATGTTCTTTTTGCAATAGACAGGTCAGGACTCGTTGGAGAAGACGGTCCAACTCACGCAGGAGTATATGATCTTAGCTACCTTCGCTGCATTCCAAACATGGTAGTCGCCACGCCTTCAGATGAAAATGAATGCCGACTATTGTTAAATACTGGCTATCAATACAAAGGCCCTGCCGCCGTTCGTTATCCTAGAGGGAACGGGCCTGGCGCTGAAATCGATCGAACACTAACCACCCTCCCAATTGGCAAATCTCGTGTTCTCAGAGAAGGCCAAAGTGGCATTGTCATTTGTGGATTCGGTAGCCCTACTTACACAGCAAAACAAGCCGCCGATAAGTTTGATGCGACTTTACTGGATATGCGCTTTGTCAAACCAATCGATGAAGCGGCTCTATTGAAGTATGGCCAGGGTAAACTTGTTGTCACCATTGAAGAAAATGCCATTATGGGTGGCGCAGGCTCAGCGGTTAGTGAGTTTTTACAAACTAACCATATTAATACTCATACGTTACAGCTTGGCCTACCCGATCGATATGAGGAGCACGCCAGTCATAGCGCAATGCTTAAGCGCGTTGGCCTTGATCAAGCTGAAATTGAAAAAGCCATCCTACAAAAGTTAACCGCTTTACACCTTTAA
- a CDS encoding exodeoxyribonuclease VII small subunit — protein MTRKANVKHFEDKLSELDSLVKELESNQLSLEDALKAFEKGIKLSHDCQSVLTQAEQKVQILLEDKNGEHLQTFDPETN, from the coding sequence ATGACTCGTAAAGCCAACGTTAAACATTTTGAAGATAAGCTATCTGAGTTAGATTCATTAGTGAAAGAATTAGAATCCAACCAACTTTCACTTGAAGATGCCCTTAAGGCCTTCGAGAAGGGAATTAAATTAAGCCATGATTGTCAGTCTGTTTTAACTCAAGCAGAACAAAAAGTACAAATTCTATTAGAAGACAAGAATGGCGAACACTTACAAACTTTTGACCCGGAAACAAATTAG
- a CDS encoding Na/Pi cotransporter family protein, whose product MYELIQLAGAIALLLWAIRMVRTGFERAYKNRLENTIRMMTKHRLQATMIGALAAAAFQSGTAVVLLAAGFVATGALGLIPALALSVGAEIGSSLMAMLLSFDLSLLSPILLLLGYITFQQSSKRKHKYWGRILMGLGLLLLALSLVANTTSTMRSGEGMTFLTDILAHDPFLTLFLLAIFTWLVHSSLAVILIITHLVLDGAIAFDTSMIMVLGANIGGALPALSSGWGVGAKGRLVIIGNLIIRSMAVIVGLCIYFIYQAGWLPIESIGLDSPMVFHVTINVINGAIFLCMLAFWAEFLKKYISPNRSHDEVAHKPMSSVYLSQDDIHHPVRAMANVTNETLRIADLAYQMLENSPKTFRNSKHINKVKELDDDIDHIHREVTYYLSAIKNIKTASDDHAKWQDAFNFVTNLEHVGDIIGASLMVLARKKHKESIRFSEQGESELKELFMELLEIFRLAQAVYVSKNPDLATELIDAKHIYRNKLAMCREQHTGRIREQIPDTLSSIQIHMDILRDLQRICSLLVATAYPILKRYKQEQNNL is encoded by the coding sequence ATGTACGAGCTTATTCAATTAGCTGGCGCTATAGCGCTGTTACTTTGGGCCATAAGAATGGTTCGAACTGGTTTTGAGCGGGCGTATAAAAACCGCTTAGAAAATACCATCCGTATGATGACTAAGCATCGTCTACAAGCGACAATGATAGGCGCCCTTGCGGCGGCCGCTTTTCAGTCTGGAACCGCGGTTGTTCTGCTCGCGGCTGGATTTGTGGCAACGGGCGCCTTAGGGTTAATTCCTGCACTTGCGTTATCTGTAGGCGCGGAGATCGGCTCCAGTTTAATGGCTATGCTATTAAGCTTCGACTTATCTTTGCTGTCTCCTATTTTATTGCTCCTTGGCTACATTACTTTCCAACAATCGAGTAAAAGAAAACATAAATACTGGGGACGGATTCTAATGGGTCTAGGGCTATTATTGCTGGCCCTCTCTCTGGTCGCAAACACGACCTCCACTATGCGATCTGGTGAGGGAATGACCTTCCTAACCGACATATTGGCCCATGACCCATTTTTAACCTTATTCTTACTGGCTATTTTTACTTGGCTTGTACACTCCAGTCTTGCGGTTATTTTGATTATTACTCATTTAGTACTCGATGGTGCGATTGCCTTTGATACTTCAATGATCATGGTATTAGGTGCGAATATTGGCGGTGCACTACCCGCTTTAAGTTCAGGCTGGGGCGTTGGTGCAAAAGGTAGACTAGTGATTATTGGTAATCTAATTATCCGTTCGATGGCGGTAATTGTCGGTTTATGTATTTATTTTATTTATCAAGCCGGTTGGTTACCTATTGAGTCCATTGGTTTGGATTCACCAATGGTATTTCATGTCACTATTAATGTTATTAATGGTGCTATCTTTTTATGTATGCTCGCTTTCTGGGCTGAGTTTTTAAAGAAATACATTTCTCCTAATCGATCACATGATGAAGTCGCTCATAAGCCTATGTCTTCCGTTTATCTATCTCAAGACGATATCCATCATCCAGTTAGAGCCATGGCGAATGTGACTAACGAAACATTAAGAATTGCTGACCTGGCTTATCAGATGTTGGAAAACTCACCTAAAACGTTTAGGAATAGCAAGCACATCAATAAAGTGAAAGAGTTAGATGACGATATAGATCATATACACAGAGAAGTGACGTATTATCTATCGGCGATTAAAAACATTAAAACAGCTTCAGATGATCATGCCAAATGGCAAGATGCCTTTAACTTTGTGACCAATTTAGAGCATGTTGGTGACATTATTGGTGCAAGCTTGATGGTATTGGCACGCAAAAAACATAAGGAAAGCATACGCTTTTCTGAGCAGGGAGAAAGCGAGCTTAAAGAATTGTTTATGGAATTGCTGGAAATATTTCGCTTGGCTCAAGCGGTTTATGTATCGAAAAACCCTGACCTTGCGACTGAGTTAATTGACGCCAAACATATTTACCGTAATAAGCTTGCTATGTGTCGTGAACAACATACGGGAAGGATTCGCGAGCAGATACCAGATACCTTGTCATCGATTCAAATTCACATGGATATACTCCGTGATTTACAGCGCATTTGTTCTTTGTTAGTTGCCACGGCTTACCCGATCTTGAAACGGTATAAGCAAGAGCAAAATAACCTATAG
- a CDS encoding malate synthase G — translation MNMTLQKCSFINEGFYNFINEEVLPLHTLNASTFWHDFETLVADLAPMNQALLVTRERMQEQIDQWHMNRKGQPFDAIEYQGFLEEIQYLVEEKEDFSITTENVDEEIALLAGPQLVVPVNNARFALNAANARWGSLYDALYGTDVIPVADGLERGHQYNEARGKRVIAIAKDFLDEHFPLEMGSHQNACSYVVYYNHLLAFFADGSSSGLKDSSQLVALIGPRNEPESLLLKHNGLHVEVQFDPNGKNGIHDIANINDMILESALSTIMDCEDSVAAVDAEDKIEVYRNWLGLTRGTLEVSVEKEGQQHIRRLNRDRRYTGMDRQDYLLPGRSLLLIRNVGHLMQSDLMQDAEGNFAPEGIIDAVVTSLIAALDLQQDNPIQNSRTGSIYIVKPKMHGPEEVAFTSLLFSRVESMLGLHKNTIKMGIMDEERRTSLNLKECIRAAKDRVVFINTGFLDRTGDEIHTSMHAGPFLPKNQIKVQPWIQAYENRNVEIGLSCGLQGKAQIGKGMWAMPDEMASMMTEKVAHPKAGANTAWVPSPTAATLHAMHYHKVRVTSVQNQIKHRVPSKRADLLKIPTMAADYTLSSDEITAEIENNIQGILGYVVRWVESGVGCSKVPNIKDVGLMEDRATLRISSQHIANWLLHEVCSKEQVDQIMLRMACRVDEQNRMTPDYQAMSPNTLNSPAFIAAQELIFQALDQPNGYTEPLLHKNRAQVKQGKNL, via the coding sequence ATGAATATGACCCTACAAAAATGCAGCTTTATCAATGAGGGTTTTTATAACTTCATCAATGAAGAAGTTTTACCCTTACACACGTTAAACGCGTCGACTTTTTGGCATGACTTTGAAACCTTGGTCGCTGACTTAGCTCCAATGAATCAAGCATTGCTGGTGACAAGGGAGCGCATGCAGGAGCAAATTGATCAGTGGCATATGAATCGCAAAGGCCAACCCTTTGATGCGATAGAATACCAAGGCTTCCTAGAAGAAATTCAATATTTAGTTGAAGAGAAAGAAGATTTTTCCATTACAACAGAAAATGTTGATGAGGAAATTGCCCTTTTAGCAGGTCCTCAACTGGTTGTCCCAGTAAATAATGCCCGTTTTGCGCTTAATGCGGCGAACGCACGTTGGGGGAGTTTATACGATGCACTTTATGGTACGGATGTTATTCCAGTCGCCGATGGATTAGAGAGAGGCCATCAATATAACGAAGCTCGTGGTAAGCGCGTCATTGCGATAGCTAAAGATTTTTTAGATGAGCATTTTCCTCTCGAAATGGGTTCCCATCAAAACGCTTGCAGTTACGTGGTTTACTACAATCACTTGCTGGCTTTTTTCGCCGATGGCAGTTCTTCAGGTTTAAAAGACTCTAGCCAGTTAGTGGCATTGATTGGGCCGCGCAATGAGCCTGAATCGCTATTACTTAAGCACAATGGCTTACATGTAGAGGTGCAATTTGATCCGAATGGAAAAAATGGCATTCACGATATTGCAAACATCAATGACATGATTTTAGAGTCTGCTTTAAGCACAATTATGGACTGTGAGGACTCTGTTGCGGCTGTAGACGCTGAAGACAAAATAGAGGTTTATAGAAACTGGTTAGGCTTGACGCGAGGTACCTTAGAAGTCAGCGTTGAAAAAGAGGGCCAGCAACATATCCGTCGTTTGAACAGAGATAGACGCTATACCGGTATGGATAGACAAGATTATCTTCTACCAGGACGATCACTGTTGTTGATTCGTAATGTGGGGCATTTAATGCAAAGTGATTTAATGCAGGACGCAGAAGGGAATTTTGCTCCAGAAGGAATCATCGATGCGGTGGTGACCTCATTAATTGCGGCGCTTGATTTGCAACAGGATAATCCAATTCAGAATAGTCGTACTGGTAGCATTTATATCGTAAAACCAAAAATGCATGGCCCTGAGGAGGTGGCGTTTACAAGTCTTTTATTTAGTCGTGTCGAGTCTATGTTAGGGCTGCATAAAAACACGATTAAAATGGGCATTATGGATGAAGAGCGCCGTACTTCATTGAACTTAAAAGAATGTATTCGTGCGGCAAAAGACCGGGTTGTCTTTATTAATACTGGTTTCCTAGACCGGACTGGTGATGAAATTCATACCAGCATGCACGCCGGGCCTTTTTTGCCAAAAAATCAAATTAAGGTTCAACCTTGGATTCAAGCTTATGAAAATCGTAATGTTGAAATTGGTTTAAGTTGCGGACTTCAAGGCAAAGCTCAAATCGGCAAAGGAATGTGGGCAATGCCAGATGAAATGGCCAGCATGATGACTGAAAAAGTAGCGCATCCTAAAGCGGGAGCCAATACAGCATGGGTGCCATCACCTACGGCAGCGACCTTGCATGCTATGCATTATCACAAGGTGAGAGTGACGTCGGTGCAAAATCAAATTAAACATCGTGTTCCATCAAAACGTGCTGATTTATTGAAAATACCAACAATGGCCGCTGATTACACATTATCATCCGATGAGATTACCGCTGAAATAGAAAACAATATTCAAGGAATTTTAGGCTACGTTGTTCGTTGGGTTGAGTCGGGCGTTGGTTGTTCAAAAGTACCGAATATCAAGGATGTGGGGTTAATGGAAGACAGGGCAACGTTAAGAATTTCCAGCCAACACATTGCTAATTGGCTATTACATGAGGTGTGCTCAAAAGAGCAGGTTGATCAAATTATGCTACGAATGGCTTGTAGAGTAGATGAGCAGAACCGCATGACACCAGACTATCAAGCTATGTCACCGAATACGCTAAACAGTCCTGCCTTTATCGCAGCGCAGGAATTGATATTTCAAGCACTTGATCAGCCAAATGGCTATACAGAACCATTGCTTCATAAGAACAGAGCTCAGGTAAAGCAAGGTAAAAACCTTTAG
- the pomA gene encoding flagellar motor protein PomA: MDIATLLGLIGAFAIVMMAILLGGSAGMFLDPASVLIVLVGSTFVVLMQYPLSQFLGAGKVVAKAFMFKSVPMDALIDEIYDLADEARKGGLLSLEGKEVSHPFLSKGIQMLVDGHDASVVRVQLSKDMKMAFTRHDEGAKIFKSLGDTGPAMGMIGTLVGLVQMLANMDDPKSIGPAMAVALLTTLYGAMLANMVCLPLQAKLENRGNEELKAQSLILDALLAIQAGQNPRVIDGMLKTYIAEKKRVERE, encoded by the coding sequence GTGGATATCGCAACGTTATTAGGTTTAATTGGTGCGTTTGCCATCGTTATGATGGCTATTTTACTCGGTGGTTCCGCGGGAATGTTCTTAGATCCCGCTTCTGTTCTTATCGTACTTGTCGGTTCAACCTTTGTTGTTTTAATGCAATACCCTCTCAGCCAATTTCTCGGCGCTGGTAAAGTCGTCGCAAAAGCGTTTATGTTTAAAAGTGTGCCAATGGATGCGTTAATTGATGAAATCTATGATTTAGCCGATGAAGCAAGAAAAGGCGGCCTATTGTCTTTGGAAGGAAAGGAAGTCAGTCATCCTTTTTTATCTAAAGGAATTCAGATGTTGGTAGATGGACATGATGCTAGTGTCGTAAGAGTCCAATTGTCCAAAGACATGAAAATGGCGTTTACCCGACACGATGAAGGCGCCAAGATTTTTAAATCGTTAGGGGACACGGGCCCTGCCATGGGAATGATTGGTACCTTGGTTGGTCTTGTACAAATGTTAGCGAACATGGATGACCCAAAATCAATCGGTCCGGCCATGGCGGTGGCGCTTTTGACAACATTATACGGCGCTATGCTTGCCAACATGGTTTGCTTACCTCTTCAAGCAAAGTTAGAAAACCGTGGTAACGAGGAATTAAAGGCCCAATCTTTGATTTTGGATGCATTATTGGCCATTCAAGCCGGTCAAAATCCACGAGTGATAGACGGTATGTTGAAAACCTACATCGCAGAGAAGAAACGAGTTGAAAGAGAGTAG
- a CDS encoding flagellar motor protein MotB, with the protein MSDEEEADCPECIEGLPAYMGTFADLMSLLMCFFVLLLSFAEMDVLKFKQLAGSMRAAFGVQKQIEADSIPMGTSIIAQEFSPGRPEPTPINEVRQKADDTPENTLEVLCKPETATLNEQEGVGADGQSTMVEKSQADLKREEEIKQTEEDAQQIASVMREEISKGTVEVETQERTITIRLKEKGSFRSGSAELNYDFIPVIDMVRDVLIGVKGTIAVEGHTDNIPIESRRFGSNWQLSSARAISVAEELFSSGLLVESRFAVTGYADSRPLVPNDSPQNRATNRRVEIVIKQNDLARANVANQVFGLDSVGGSEDTSDEEELFVPAPVFELTPNEVF; encoded by the coding sequence ATGAGTGACGAAGAAGAAGCGGATTGCCCCGAATGTATTGAGGGTTTACCGGCCTATATGGGGACATTTGCAGACTTGATGTCTCTGCTGATGTGCTTTTTCGTACTGCTTTTATCGTTTGCGGAAATGGATGTCTTAAAATTCAAGCAACTGGCTGGCTCTATGAGAGCCGCCTTCGGTGTCCAAAAGCAAATTGAGGCCGACTCAATTCCAATGGGAACATCGATTATTGCTCAAGAGTTTAGCCCCGGTCGTCCTGAGCCAACGCCTATTAATGAAGTGCGTCAAAAGGCCGATGATACGCCTGAAAACACCCTAGAGGTGCTTTGTAAGCCTGAAACGGCCACCTTAAATGAGCAAGAGGGTGTTGGTGCGGATGGGCAAAGCACAATGGTAGAAAAATCACAGGCCGATTTAAAGCGTGAAGAAGAAATTAAGCAAACAGAAGAAGATGCGCAACAGATTGCATCGGTAATGAGGGAAGAGATATCCAAAGGAACGGTTGAAGTAGAAACGCAAGAGCGGACCATAACCATACGTTTGAAAGAAAAAGGCTCATTTCGATCTGGTTCGGCGGAATTAAACTACGACTTTATTCCAGTAATTGACATGGTGCGTGATGTACTGATTGGGGTTAAAGGCACCATCGCTGTAGAAGGTCACACAGACAATATACCCATTGAAAGTCGCCGTTTTGGTTCAAATTGGCAGTTGTCTTCGGCTCGGGCTATTTCTGTTGCAGAAGAACTGTTCTCATCAGGTTTATTAGTAGAGAGTCGTTTTGCGGTGACGGGTTATGCCGATTCAAGACCACTTGTACCAAACGATTCACCTCAGAATAGAGCGACCAATAGACGAGTGGAAATTGTTATAAAACAGAACGATTTGGCGAGAGCCAATGTGGCTAATCAAGTGTTTGGCTTAGACTCAGTGGGTGGCTCTGAAGACACAAGCGATGAAGAGGAATTATTTGTTCCTGCTCCGGTATTTGAGCTGACACCAAACGAAGTGTTTTAA